A single genomic interval of Gemmatimonadaceae bacterium harbors:
- a CDS encoding BadF/BadG/BcrA/BcrD ATPase family protein — protein sequence MTALVIGVDGGGSKTTALVADEQGTPIAEATGAPSAVRAGYVDDSADAICAVVRDALAQANAGDETPRVVCVGVAGVGREALRLQLWEALTSRALAEEVVVHTDFAVAFDDAFGQGAGILVLAGTGSVAIGRAPTGATARCGGWGPEFGDEGGGAWIGRHALSVVAAASDGREPETALTGAILTATESKEVADLVSWAADATPATLATLAPVVFQVADAGDLRANSLLDLATEELALHARALARQLFSDERAAISIALSGGLLGRGAAMRKRLEHRLKSAVPGAQVGHEEVVAARGAVRSALHFLGDAV from the coding sequence ATGACGGCACTCGTAATCGGCGTAGACGGCGGCGGCAGCAAGACCACGGCACTGGTCGCGGACGAACAGGGCACCCCGATTGCCGAAGCGACGGGCGCCCCCAGCGCCGTGCGCGCGGGCTACGTGGACGACAGCGCGGACGCGATCTGCGCCGTGGTTCGCGATGCCCTGGCGCAGGCCAACGCGGGCGACGAGACGCCACGCGTGGTGTGCGTGGGCGTGGCGGGCGTGGGGCGCGAAGCGCTCCGGCTGCAACTCTGGGAGGCGTTGACGAGCCGCGCGCTGGCGGAGGAGGTGGTGGTACACACCGATTTCGCGGTGGCGTTCGACGATGCGTTCGGCCAGGGGGCCGGCATCCTGGTGCTCGCCGGCACGGGGTCGGTGGCGATCGGGCGCGCCCCGACGGGCGCGACGGCGCGATGCGGCGGCTGGGGACCGGAGTTCGGCGACGAGGGCGGCGGCGCATGGATCGGGCGGCATGCCCTGTCGGTCGTGGCCGCCGCTTCGGACGGCCGTGAACCGGAGACGGCGCTCACCGGGGCCATCCTCACGGCGACCGAATCCAAGGAAGTGGCCGACCTCGTGTCGTGGGCCGCCGACGCGACGCCGGCCACGCTGGCGACGCTGGCGCCGGTGGTGTTCCAGGTGGCCGACGCGGGCGATCTACGGGCCAATTCCCTGCTCGACCTCGCCACGGAGGAGTTGGCCCTGCACGCGCGCGCGTTGGCCCGGCAACTGTTCAGCGACGAGCGCGCCGCGATCTCGATTGCCCTGAGCGGCGGGCTGCTCGGCCGCGGCGCCGCGATGCGCAAGCGGCTGGAGCACCGGCTCAAGAGCGCCGTGCCGGGCGCGCAGGTGGGCCATGAGGAGGTCGTCGCCGCGCGCGGCGCGGTGCGATCGGCGCTGCACTTCCTGGGCGACGCCGTGTAG
- a CDS encoding dicarboxylate/amino acid:cation symporter, with the protein MSPVPATGPASAPPPRRGFLGRITLSQWIIVAMIVGVFIGWAFPESARAQHGWAAPDLKIWATIFLRMIKSLIVPLIFGTLVVGIAGHGDDMKRVGRLAVRSIVYFELVTTMALVVGLAAVNLVKPGRGVSLGAATPTTGAQLASTHATFSGVLEHTVPQSFFEAAASNEVLQVVFFAILFAVALSQLPAGRPKETMLAFCEGLSQVMFKFTGIVMKFAPIGIGAAIAVTVGTSGLMVLQKLGVLVLTLYGALVVFALGVLLPIALAFRIPIRRFVRAVKEPWLIAFTTASSEAALPLAMERLEEMGVPKRIVAFVLPTGYSFNLDGSTLYLALASVFVAQAAGIDMPLSTQIVMMLTLMLTSKGVAAVPRAALVILSGALTQFNLPLEGVAVILGVDAFMDMARTSINLLGNCLATVVMARIEGELPAAAPLERAA; encoded by the coding sequence GTGAGCCCCGTCCCCGCCACCGGCCCCGCGTCGGCGCCGCCCCCGCGCCGCGGGTTCCTGGGCCGGATCACGCTCTCGCAGTGGATCATCGTTGCGATGATCGTCGGCGTGTTCATCGGCTGGGCGTTCCCCGAAAGCGCCCGGGCCCAGCACGGATGGGCGGCCCCCGATCTGAAGATCTGGGCCACGATCTTCCTCCGCATGATCAAGTCGCTGATCGTCCCGCTCATCTTCGGCACTCTCGTCGTGGGCATCGCCGGCCACGGCGACGACATGAAGCGCGTGGGACGGCTGGCCGTGCGGTCGATCGTGTACTTCGAGCTCGTCACCACCATGGCGCTCGTCGTCGGGCTGGCGGCGGTGAACCTGGTCAAGCCGGGCCGCGGCGTGTCGCTCGGTGCCGCCACGCCGACCACCGGGGCGCAACTGGCCAGCACCCACGCCACGTTCAGCGGCGTGCTCGAGCACACCGTGCCCCAGAGCTTCTTCGAGGCCGCGGCGAGCAACGAAGTGCTGCAGGTCGTGTTCTTCGCCATCCTGTTCGCGGTGGCGCTCTCCCAGCTGCCCGCCGGGCGGCCCAAGGAGACGATGCTGGCGTTCTGCGAGGGGCTGTCGCAGGTGATGTTCAAGTTCACGGGTATCGTGATGAAGTTCGCGCCGATCGGCATCGGCGCCGCGATCGCCGTGACCGTGGGCACCAGCGGCCTCATGGTGCTGCAGAAGCTCGGCGTGCTCGTGCTCACGCTGTACGGGGCGCTCGTCGTGTTCGCCCTCGGCGTGCTCCTTCCCATCGCGCTGGCATTCAGGATTCCCATCCGGCGGTTCGTGCGCGCCGTGAAGGAGCCCTGGCTGATCGCCTTCACCACCGCGTCGTCCGAGGCCGCGTTGCCGCTGGCCATGGAACGCCTCGAGGAGATGGGCGTCCCCAAACGCATCGTCGCCTTCGTGCTGCCCACCGGCTACTCGTTCAACCTCGACGGCAGCACGCTCTACCTGGCGCTCGCCTCGGTGTTCGTGGCCCAGGCGGCCGGCATCGACATGCCCCTCTCCACGCAGATCGTGATGATGCTCACGCTCATGCTCACCAGCAAGGGCGTGGCCGCCGTGCCCCGCGCGGCGCTGGTCATCCTCTCCGGCGCCCTCACGCAATTCAATCTGCCGCTCGAGGGCGTGGCCGTGATCCTCGGCGTGGACGCGTTCATGGACATGGCGCGCACGTCGATCAACCTGCTGGGCAACTGCCTCGCCACGGTGGTCATGGCGCGCATCGAAGGCGAACTGCCGGCGGCCGCGCCGCTGGAGCGGGCGGCGTAG
- a CDS encoding amino acid permease, producing MNSLFARKSVADFEADVAQHGGLKRSLGKWHLTALGVGATIGAGIFATTGTAIVGDAARPGAGPAIIFSFLLTAVACGFAALCYAEFAAMVPVSGSAYTYAYASIGEFVAWIIGWDLIIEYAVGNIGVAIGWAGYFRELVGHFGINLPAWTATDYRSAHDAFNQLTAAGAAGVDPTTRYLASAWTAAPHIFRIPLIINIPAVAVVALITVILVIGIKESADANNAMVLLKVAIILFFIAVGIFLIKPHNWTNPATGGFNPNGFRGISAAAAIIFFSYIGFDAVSTAAEETRDPPRDMPFGIIMSLLVCTVLYIAISIVMTGMAPWKSLGTAEPMITALQFASGPPALLNASRFIISLGAVIAMGSVLLVFQLGQPRIFFSMARDGLLPPILARLHPKYRTPYVGTILTGIFVATFAAFANIAEVVDLTNIGTLFAFVLVSAGVIFLRRLEPDRPRPFRVPWVPLTPLISIVACFYLMWQLPTVTWIRFGVWLVIGLVLYFTYGYTHSTLRRRADARARSA from the coding sequence ATGAATTCACTGTTCGCGAGGAAGTCGGTCGCCGATTTCGAGGCCGACGTCGCTCAGCACGGCGGGCTCAAACGCTCGCTCGGCAAGTGGCACCTCACCGCACTCGGCGTCGGCGCGACGATCGGCGCCGGCATCTTCGCGACCACCGGCACGGCGATCGTGGGCGATGCCGCTCGCCCCGGCGCCGGGCCGGCGATTATCTTCTCGTTCCTTCTCACCGCCGTGGCCTGTGGGTTCGCGGCGCTCTGCTACGCCGAGTTCGCGGCCATGGTTCCGGTCTCGGGCTCGGCGTACACGTACGCCTACGCGTCGATCGGCGAGTTCGTGGCCTGGATCATCGGCTGGGACCTGATCATCGAGTACGCGGTGGGCAACATCGGCGTCGCCATCGGGTGGGCCGGCTACTTCCGTGAACTCGTCGGCCACTTCGGCATCAACCTCCCGGCGTGGACGGCCACCGACTACCGATCGGCGCACGACGCCTTCAATCAACTCACGGCCGCCGGCGCCGCGGGCGTGGACCCCACCACCAGGTACCTGGCGTCGGCTTGGACGGCGGCGCCGCATATCTTCCGCATCCCGCTGATCATCAACATCCCGGCCGTGGCCGTCGTGGCGCTGATCACGGTGATCCTCGTCATCGGGATCAAGGAATCGGCCGACGCGAACAACGCGATGGTGCTCCTCAAGGTCGCCATCATCCTGTTCTTCATCGCCGTCGGCATCTTCCTCATCAAGCCGCACAACTGGACCAATCCGGCCACGGGCGGCTTCAACCCCAATGGCTTCCGGGGCATCAGCGCCGCGGCGGCCATCATTTTCTTCAGCTACATCGGCTTCGATGCGGTGTCCACGGCGGCCGAGGAAACCAGGGATCCGCCCCGGGACATGCCGTTCGGCATCATCATGAGCCTGCTCGTCTGCACCGTGCTGTACATCGCGATCTCCATCGTCATGACCGGCATGGCGCCGTGGAAGTCGCTCGGCACGGCGGAGCCCATGATCACCGCCCTGCAGTTCGCCTCGGGACCGCCGGCGCTGCTCAACGCGTCGCGGTTCATCATCTCGCTGGGCGCCGTGATCGCCATGGGCAGCGTGCTGCTCGTCTTCCAGCTCGGGCAGCCGCGCATCTTCTTCTCCATGGCGCGCGACGGCCTCCTCCCGCCCATCCTCGCCAGGCTCCACCCCAAGTACCGGACCCCCTACGTGGGGACCATTCTCACCGGCATCTTCGTCGCCACCTTCGCCGCCTTCGCCAACATCGCCGAGGTGGTGGACCTCACCAACATCGGCACGCTGTTCGCGTTCGTCCTCGTCTCGGCGGGCGTGATCTTCCTCCGGCGCCTGGAGCCCGACCGTCCCCGCCCGTTCCGCGTGCCCTGGGTCCCACTCACCCCGCTGATCTCGATCGTGGCCTGCTTCTACCTCATGTGGCAGCTGCCCACCGTGACGTGGATCCGGTTCGGCGTGTGGCTCGTGATCGGCCTCGTGCTCTACTTCACGTACGGCTACACGCATTCCACGCTGCGTCGCCGGGCCGACGCGCGGGCCCGGTCGGCGTGA